CAGCGATGTTTACGAAATTGATTTTTCATCGATGTACCCCAGCATAATAGTTAACTATAATCTCTCTCCGGAAACCATGAACCTTTCATCAGGTTTTCATGTACCTGATGCACCATACCATATCTCAACCGATCGAAAGGGTTTCCTCTCAAGCGCGCTTGGCAATCTCCTAGAAATCAGGTTGTTTTACAAAGCAATAAAAAATTTAGATCCAATATATCAGAAAAGAGATGTAGCCTTGAAATGGATGCTCCTGACATCCTTTGGGTATACAGGTTATAAGAATGCGAAATTCGGGAAAATAGAGATGCATGAGGCCATCACTGCCATAGGCAGGTGGGCACTGATGCGCGCAATTAGCCTTGCAAAGGATCAGAACTTTAAGATCATTCATGGTATTGTTGATTCCCTCTGGCTAAGTGGCCAGGGAGACATTGAATCCCTGATTGCAGATATAGAGCACGAAACAAGGATAAAAATAGTTGTAGACGGGCATTACCGATGGATTACATTCCTGCCTTCCCGTTCAGGATTAGGTGCCCTCAACAGGTATCTGGGGCTCAGGTATGATGGATCTTTCAAGGTTAGGGGCATCGAAGCCCGGAGAAGCGATGTGCCTTACATGGCCATAAAATTCCAGATGGATGCGCTGAATATACTGCGTGATTGCAAGACCGTTGATGAAATAGTCGAAAAGAGAACGGAAATACTGAACTTGGAAACCTATTATAAAAATAATCTGAGCTCTTTTCCGAGAAATTACTATAATATCAATTTTCATATAACAAAGCACTTTGAAGACTATGCGTCCAATACAATCCAGAAACGCATCCTGAAGCAGGTTGAAGGCAAAGGGCGCGAGATCTGGCCAGGGTCAACAGTAAGGGCTGCAGTTGTAGATAAGAAAATGGATATATTCGATTTTGGTGATAATATTTATGACGATATAGACATAAAATTCTATGAACAAATATTATCAAGGGCATTTGAGCCAATAAACTTCCTCATGGACTCGGTATGTAAAAAGATAGAGTTCAATATACTAAACAAAAATAATATATTGATATAAAAAAATAATGGGTAAACCACTATACGAGCGGTTTCAAGTCCATTTACCCAAAAATTTTCAGTAATTATTTTTTCTTCTTTTTAGCCGCTACACTCTTTACTGCAGCTTTGCTTGAAGTTGCAGCTTTTGCTGTCTTGCTTGCTGGGGCTTTTGTGGCCTTGCTGGCAGCTGGTGCAGCCTTCTTAACAGTCTTCTTTGCCTTTGTTTTTTTCTCAGCCATTATATGTGTAACACTTAATTATATATGAATATTTTTATAAACGATTGAGCGAAATCCTGCACAAGCCTATCTGTTATTCTAAATAAACAATGTATTTTTTTATAAATATTAACAATAATTATCCTGGTTTATACAGGATAGAATATGATATCTATACATACATATTTAACAATGTTTAAAATGTATAATTTTATGCAATTTTACTTTCTAAAAACTTCTTATTAAATATATTATATTTATAATAATATGTATAATATAATCAACGGCTCAACAAATTGGTAATCTTGGAGGCCAGGACGGATATCGGGACGTCGTTCACGCTCAATAATTTTGAAACTCCTTTCCCCGCTCCCCTGCCAACGACTCTGCTTTCTATGAGCCCTACGCTTTCCAACTTTGATACTACTCTGTAGGTCTTAGATTCTGCAATGCTGAAACCATACTGTTCCCCCATGACCTTTGAGTTCTTGAGTACGCAGCTCATTTCTGCATACGGGCCTGATTTAAGGCAGCCACATACGGAAAGAAGAACGACGAGTTCTTCTGGATCGAGTTCTCCAAGTTTGCTCTCCGTAACGAACGGGTTTATCATTGATTTAGCCGCTCTTACATCATCAAAACTGAGTGCATTTCCATTCCTGTACTCGCACATGTAGGCTGACTTCTGAAGCAGTTCTATGGCAATTCTGGCGCTCCCGAATTGCGCAGCTATCTCGCCAATGTACCCCATGATACCGTCGTCAAACGCATCCTGCCTTATCGAGAGCCTGGCACGCTCGGAAACTATACTTACAAGCTCATCCAAATTATACCTGTTAAAGTATATTGAAGAGAAGGCGCCAAGTGATTTGCGATCAATCTCCGACATAAAAATGGACGGGTCCTCCATCGATATAAGGAGTGACGATATTTTCGAACCGTATAATTCATTGGACCTGAGAAGGTTATAGAGTCCTTCACTGTCACGCCTTATTATATTTGCACATTCATCCACAACTATTAACATATCGGCGCCTTTGTTATTGATTACTCCATTAAGTATTCCGAATATCTCACCATAGCTCATGTTCCATGCTGCAGTAATCTTCCCGAATTTTGAAGCTACGTCCAAAAGCAACTGCCTTATAGTCGGGAAGGAGAGTCCATTT
This is a stretch of genomic DNA from Thermoplasmatales archaeon. It encodes these proteins:
- a CDS encoding type B DNA-directed DNA polymerase; translated protein: MKIIINATGSDAIRLWEWDGKHLTFKDHRNKSWVFVHGVEYDLDFLSSQLDQSRFRYSESSGNNVYGKIRGLKVEAYPSNMPDLIHAIETIGFGRKYSMYNADINPALRFMAETDRQFFSIESLYAYDPDIPAVSITGSVVHGKPETISINGKPEEKISSKSLTDMVNAINGAVIIIYDNTDKLFENLLKITHGLGFKLPFIRTFSAQTYESYGQTHYKNPRVSLSGKICISSDSFVYSESGLAGLMEVSRISGLPITTASVVTTGTAVSSLEEAYAIKHNILIPLYKDDHENEKTIETLYETDKGGMVLQPEPGVYSDVYEIDFSSMYPSIIVNYNLSPETMNLSSGFHVPDAPYHISTDRKGFLSSALGNLLEIRLFYKAIKNLDPIYQKRDVALKWMLLTSFGYTGYKNAKFGKIEMHEAITAIGRWALMRAISLAKDQNFKIIHGIVDSLWLSGQGDIESLIADIEHETRIKIVVDGHYRWITFLPSRSGLGALNRYLGLRYDGSFKVRGIEARRSDVPYMAIKFQMDALNILRDCKTVDEIVEKRTEILNLETYYKNNLSSFPRNYYNINFHITKHFEDYASNTIQKRILKQVEGKGREIWPGSTVRAAVVDKKMDIFDFGDNIYDDIDIKFYEQILSRAFEPINFLMDSVCKKIEFNILNKNNILI
- a CDS encoding orc1/cdc6 family replication initiation protein: MIIKNPQPLDFSYIPRSMRFRESQIDLIKKTSILPLQNGNCSTAVIYGDSGTGKTSTVKYLAREEHDVEIVYENGLSFPTIRQLLLDVASKFGKITAAWNMSYGEIFGILNGVINNKGADMLIVVDECANIIRRDSEGLYNLLRSNELYGSKISSLLISMEDPSIFMSEIDRKSLGAFSSIYFNRYNLDELVSIVSERARLSIRQDAFDDGIMGYIGEIAAQFGSARIAIELLQKSAYMCEYRNGNALSFDDVRAAKSMINPFVTESKLGELDPEELVVLLSVCGCLKSGPYAEMSCVLKNSKVMGEQYGFSIAESKTYRVVSKLESVGLIESRVVGRGAGKGVSKLLSVNDVPISVLASKITNLLSR